In Rhodobacter xanthinilyticus, a single window of DNA contains:
- the petB gene encoding cytochrome b yields the protein MAGIPHDHYEPKTGFEKWLNERLPIVGLMYDTIMIPTPKNLNWWWIWGIVLAFCLVLQIVTGIVLVMHYTPHVDLAFASVEHIMRDVNGGWAIRYIHANGASLFFFAVYIHIFRGLYYGSYKAPREITWIVGMVIYLAMMGTAFMGYVLPWGQMSFWGATVITGLFGAIPGVGPAIQDWLLGGPAVDNATLNRFFSLHYLLPFVIAALVAVHIWAFHTTGNNNPTGVEVRRGSKEEAAKDTLPFWPYFVVKDLVALALVVTIFFAVVGFMPNYLGHPDNYIEANPLSTPAHIVPEWYFLPFYAILRAFTADVWVVMLVNKITFGIVDAKFFGVLAMFGAIIAMALAPWLDTSRIRSGQFRPMFKWWFWLLAIDFVVLMWVGAMPTDGIYPYISLIGATYWFGYFFVILPVLGLIEKPLPMPATIEEDFNNHYGAKAE from the coding sequence ATGGCTGGAATTCCGCACGACCATTACGAGCCCAAGACGGGCTTCGAAAAATGGCTCAATGAGCGCCTTCCGATCGTCGGTCTGATGTATGACACCATCATGATCCCGACGCCGAAGAACCTGAACTGGTGGTGGATCTGGGGCATCGTCCTCGCGTTCTGCCTGGTGCTGCAAATCGTCACCGGCATCGTGCTCGTGATGCACTACACCCCGCATGTCGACCTGGCCTTCGCCTCGGTCGAGCATATCATGCGCGACGTCAACGGTGGCTGGGCGATCCGCTACATCCACGCGAACGGCGCTTCGCTGTTCTTCTTCGCCGTCTATATCCACATCTTCCGCGGCCTCTACTACGGCTCGTATAAAGCCCCGCGCGAGATCACCTGGATCGTCGGCATGGTCATCTATCTCGCGATGATGGGCACCGCCTTCATGGGCTACGTGCTGCCGTGGGGCCAGATGTCGTTCTGGGGCGCCACCGTGATCACCGGCCTGTTCGGCGCCATTCCCGGCGTGGGTCCGGCGATCCAGGATTGGCTGCTGGGCGGGCCGGCCGTCGACAACGCGACGCTGAACCGCTTCTTCTCGCTGCACTACCTGCTGCCCTTCGTGATCGCGGCCCTCGTCGCCGTGCACATCTGGGCCTTCCACACCACCGGCAACAACAACCCCACCGGGGTCGAAGTGCGCCGTGGCTCGAAAGAGGAAGCCGCCAAGGACACCCTGCCCTTCTGGCCCTATTTCGTGGTGAAAGACCTGGTGGCGCTCGCGCTCGTGGTGACGATCTTCTTCGCGGTCGTCGGCTTCATGCCGAACTACCTCGGCCACCCCGACAACTACATCGAGGCGAACCCGCTCTCGACGCCGGCGCATATCGTGCCCGAATGGTACTTCCTGCCGTTCTACGCGATCCTGCGCGCCTTCACCGCCGACGTCTGGGTCGTGATGCTGGTCAACAAGATCACCTTCGGCATCGTCGACGCGAAGTTCTTCGGCGTGCTGGCGATGTTCGGCGCGATCATCGCGATGGCGCTGGCGCCGTGGCTTGACACCTCGCGCATCCGTTCGGGCCAGTTCCGTCCGATGTTCAAATGGTGGTTCTGGCTGCTCGCGATCGACTTCGTGGTGCTGATGTGGGTGGGCGCGATGCCGACCGACGGGATCTATCCCTACATCTCGCTGATCGGCGCGACCTACTGGTTCGGCTACTTCTTCGTGATCCTGCCGGTGCTCGGCCTGATCGAGAAGCCGCTGCCGATGCCGGCGACGATCGAGGAAGACTTCAATAACCACTACGGCGCCAAGGCCGAGTAA
- the petA gene encoding ubiquinol-cytochrome c reductase iron-sulfur subunit, with protein MSHAEDHAGTRRDFLYYATGATGAVTVGAAVWPLVNQMNASADVKALASIYVDISGIEPGTQLTVKWRGKPVFIRRRTQEDIDSARAVDIATLTDQSSENANKPGTDASDENRTLDEAGEWLVMMGVCTHLGCVPLGDSGDFGGWFCPCHGSHYDAAGRIRKGPAPRNLDIPIAAFTDETTIKLG; from the coding sequence GTGTCCCACGCAGAAGATCACGCAGGCACTCGGAGGGATTTCCTCTACTATGCCACCGGCGCCACCGGCGCGGTGACTGTCGGTGCGGCCGTCTGGCCGCTGGTCAATCAGATGAACGCCTCGGCGGATGTCAAGGCGCTCGCCTCGATCTACGTCGACATCTCGGGCATCGAGCCCGGCACCCAGCTGACCGTGAAATGGCGCGGCAAGCCGGTGTTCATCCGTCGTCGCACCCAGGAAGACATCGATTCGGCCCGCGCCGTCGATATCGCCACGCTGACCGACCAGAGCTCGGAAAACGCCAACAAGCCGGGCACCGACGCCTCGGATGAGAACCGCACCCTCGACGAAGCCGGCGAATGGCTCGTGATGATGGGCGTTTGCACCCACCTCGGCTGCGTGCCGCTCGGCGATTCGGGCGATTTCGGCGGCTGGTTCTGCCCCTGCCACGGCTCGCACTACGACGCCGCCGGCCGGATCCGCAAAGGCCCCGCGCCGCGCAACCTCGATATCCCGATCGCGGCGTTCACCGACGAAACCACGATCAAGCTCGGCTGA
- a CDS encoding cytochrome c1: MMKNLLISAVSALAIGTGAAFASGTAEVEDFAFSFESPFGRYDQQQLRRGFQVYREVCSACHGLKFVPIRSLSDKGGPEMDPEWVRGFAAELDPAIDKETGEERPRKETDMFPIRVGDGMGPDLSLMAKARAGFHGPYGTGLNQLVKGIGGPEYIHALLTGFTGEEKEEAGAIYYENHVFSTGWIAMPPPLSDELVEYEDGTPATVEQMSEDVSAFLMWTAEPKMMARKNMGFTAVLLLGLLTTLLYLSNKRIWAPHKGKH, from the coding sequence ATCATGAAAAACCTTCTGATCTCTGCCGTTTCCGCGCTTGCGATCGGCACCGGTGCGGCCTTCGCCTCGGGCACCGCCGAGGTTGAGGACTTCGCCTTCTCGTTCGAGAGCCCCTTCGGGCGCTACGATCAGCAGCAGCTGCGTCGCGGCTTCCAGGTCTACCGGGAGGTCTGCTCGGCCTGCCACGGCCTGAAATTCGTGCCGATCCGCTCGCTGTCGGACAAGGGCGGCCCGGAAATGGACCCGGAATGGGTGCGCGGCTTTGCCGCCGAGCTCGACCCGGCGATCGACAAGGAAACCGGCGAAGAGCGCCCGCGCAAGGAAACGGACATGTTCCCGATCCGCGTGGGGGATGGCATGGGCCCGGACCTGTCGCTGATGGCCAAGGCCCGCGCGGGCTTCCACGGCCCCTACGGCACCGGCCTCAACCAGCTCGTCAAGGGCATCGGCGGCCCCGAATATATCCACGCTCTGCTCACCGGCTTCACCGGCGAAGAGAAAGAGGAAGCGGGCGCGATCTACTATGAGAACCATGTGTTCTCGACCGGCTGGATCGCCATGCCCCCGCCGCTCTCGGATGAGCTCGTGGAATATGAAGATGGCACCCCGGCGACCGTCGAACAGATGTCCGAGGACGTGTCGGCCTTCCTGATGTGGACCGCCGAGCCGAAGATGATGGCGCGCAAGAACATGGGCTTCACCGCCGTGCTCCTGCTCGGCCTGCTGACCACGCTGCTCTATCTGAGCAACAAGCGGATCTGGGCGCCCCACAAGGGCAAACACTGA